The proteins below are encoded in one region of Mangifera indica cultivar Alphonso chromosome 7, CATAS_Mindica_2.1, whole genome shotgun sequence:
- the LOC123219913 gene encoding galactinol synthase 2-like codes for MAPNTTTTAVTKNTLLSKAPSLSSRAFVTFLAGNGDYWKGVVGLAKGLRKVNSSYPLVVAILPDVPEEHRKILVNQGCVVREIEPVYPPQNQTQFAMAYYVINYSKLRIWEFVEYSKMIYLDGDIQVFENIDHLFDMADGYFYAVMDCFCEKTWSHTPQYKIGYCQQCPDRVSWPAELGPEPPLYFNAGMFVYEPSLSTYDDLLKTLEVTPPTSFAEQDFLNMYFKDIYKPIPPIYNLVLALLWRHPENIQLDQVKVVHYCAAGSKPWRYTGKEENMDREDIKMLVKNWWDIFDDESLDYNNTAASVTEAEPGNLGQLLAALSEAGVVHYITAPSAA; via the exons ATGGCTCCTAATACCACCACCACTGCTGTCACCAAGAACACCCTTCTCTCCAAGGCTCCAAGCCTGTCAAGCCGTGCATTTGTGACTTTCTTGGCTGGTAACGGGGACTATTGGAAAGGAGTGGTGGGGTTAGCCAAAGGGTTGAGGAAGGTGAACAGCAGTTACCCTCTAGTCGTCGCGATTTTGCCTGACGTTCCTGAAGAGCACAGGAAGATTCTGGTCAATCAAGGCTGTGTTGTGAGGGAGATCGAACCCGTGTATCCACCTCAGAACCAGACTCAGTTCGCCATGGCTTATTACGTCATCAACTACTCCAAGCTTCGAATTTGGGAG TTTGTTGAGTACAGTAAGATGATATATTTGGATGGTGACATCCAAGTGTTTGAAAACATCGACCATCTCTTCGACATGGCTGATGGTTATTTCTACGCAGTGATGGACTGTTTCTGTGAGAAAACCTGGAGTCACACTCCTCAATACAAGATTGGTTATTGCCAACAGTGTCCTGACAGGGTGAGCTGGCCGGCTGAGTTGGGTCCTGAGCCTCCACTTTACTTCAACGCCGGCATGTTTGTTTACGAGCCAAGCCTGTCAACTTATGATGATCTATTGAAAACCCTCGAAGTCACACCTCCCACTTCTTTTGCAGAGcag GACTTCTTGAACATGTACTTCAAGGATATATACAAGCCTATTCCTCCAATTTACAACCTTGTGTTGGCTCTGTTATGGCGTCACCCGGAGAACATTCAACTTGATCAAGTCAAAGTTGTTCACTACTGTGCCGCT GGGTCTAAGCCATGGAGGTACACTGGGAAAGAAGAGAACATGGACAGGGAAGATATAAAGATGCTAGTGAAGAATTGGTGGGATATATTCGATGATGAATCACTTGACTACAATAACACTGCAGCAAGTGTGACTGAAGCAGAGCCAGGGAACTTGGGGCAGTTATTGGCAGCGTTATCAGAGGCTGGTGTTGTTCACTATATTACCGCCCCATCTGCTGCCTAG
- the LOC123220136 gene encoding chloroplast stem-loop binding protein of 41 kDa b, chloroplastic, translating to MASLAVLHHQTQPSFSLLTSSFSDFNGTRVVHSHLQFKRKALQPKGALHVKATSQKKILIMGGTRFIGVFLSRLLVKEGHQVTLFTRGKAPITQQLPGESDQDYAEFSSKILHLKGDRKDFDFVKSGLSAEGFDVVYDINGREADEVEPILDALPNLEQYIYCSSAGVYLKSDLLPHSETDAVDPKSRHKGKLNTEISLASRDVNWTSLRPVYIYGPLNYNPVEEWFFHRLKAGRPIPIPNSGMQITQLGHVKDLAKAFVVVLGNEKASKQVFNISGEKYVTFDGLAKACAKAGGFPEPELVHYNPKEFDFGKKKAFPFRDQHYFASVDKAKHVLGVKPEFDLVEGLTDSYNLDFGRGTFRKEADFSTDDMILGKKLVLQA from the exons ATGGCAAGCTTGGCTGTGTTGCACCACCAAACTCAgccttctttctctcttctcacTTCTTCTTTCTCTGACTTCAATGGCACCAGAGTCGTCCACTCTCATCTTCAG TTTAAAAGAAAGGCATTGCAGCCAAAAGGAGCACTCCATGTTAAAGCAACAAGTCAGAAGAAAATTCTTATAATGGGAGGAACTAGATTCATTGGTGTATTTTTGTCTAGACTTCTAGTGAAAGAGGGCCATCAG GTCACCTTGTTCACTAGAGGGAAAGCACCCATTACTCAACAATTGCCAGGTGAATCAGACCAGGATTATGCTGAATTTTCTTCCAAG ATTTTGCATTTGAAAGGAGACAGAAAGGACTTTGATTTTGTGAAATCCGGTCTCTCAGCTGAAGGCTTTGATGTTGTTTATGATATAAATG GACGAGAGGCTGATGAGGTTGAACCCATATTGGATGCACTGCCAAATCTAGAACA GTACATATACTGCTCCTCAGCTGGTGTGTATCTCAAATCTGATCTTCTACCACACAGCGAG ACTGATGCGGTTGATCCAAAGAGCAGGCACAAGGGAAAGCTTAATACTGAGATTTCGCTGGCATCAAGAGATGTGAATTGGACTTCTTTAAGGCCAGTGTACATCTATGGGCCCTTGAACTACAACCCTGTTGAAGAGTGGTTTTTCCACCGCTTGAAAGCAGGCCGCCCAATTCCCATACCCAATTCAGGAATGCAAATTACCCAACTTGGTCATgtgaag GACTTGGCAAAGGCGTTTGTTGTTGTTCTTGGCAATGAAAAAGCTAGTAAGCAGGTATTCAACATCTCAGGAGAAAAGTATGTGACTTTTGATGGATTAGCAAAGGCCTGCGCGAAG GCTGGTGGGTTTCCTGAGCCTGAACTTGTCCACTACAACCCCAAGGAGTTTGACTTCGGTAAAAAGAAGGCATTTCCATTCCGTGACCAG CATTACTTTGCATCTGTTGACAAAGCAAAACATGTGTTGGGAGTAAAGCCCGAATTTGACCTGGTGGAAGGCCTTACAGACTCTTACAACCTAGACTTCGGCAGGGGTACATTCAGGAAAGAGGCTGATTTTTCTACAGATGACATGATTCTGGGCAAGAAACTTGTTCTCCAGGCATAG
- the LOC123221824 gene encoding Golgi apparatus membrane protein-like protein ECHIDNA isoform X1, with protein MDLNPPPGENYANPKTCFFHVLFKAAALAFYILSALFFDSFVIIFVVTVLLGALDFWVVKNVSGRILVGLRWWNEINDLGESVWKFECLDQESMARMNKKDSWLFWWTLYLTAVAWLVLGIFSLIRFQADYLLVVGVCLALSIANIVGFTKCRKDAKKQIQQFATQTIATRFSSTLQSAFSVV; from the exons ATGGATCTCAACCCG CCTCCTGGTGAAAATTATGCCAACCCAAAAACATGCTTCTTTCATGTTCTCTTCAAG GCTGCAGCTTTGGCATTTTACATACTTTCTGCCCTATTTTTTGATAGCTTTGTCATCATTTTTGTGGTGACTGTTCTTCTTGGTGCTCTTGATTTTTGGGTTGTCAAAAATGTAAGTGGGCGTATTTTAGTTGGTTTGAGGTGGTGGAATGAAATAAATGATTTGGGTGAGAGTGTATGGAAATTTGAATGTCTTGACCAAGAG TCTATGGCTCGAATGAACAAGAAAGATTCCTGGTTGTTCTGGTGGACTCTTTACCTTACA GCAGTTGCATGGTTGGTGCTTGGTATATTCTCTCTGATTAGGTTCCAAGCTGATTATCTCCTTGTTGTTGGAGTCTGTTTAGCTCTCAGCATTGCGAATATCGTTGGCTTTACCAAATGCAGAAAGg ATGCTAAAAAGCAGATCCAGCAATTTGCCACCCAGACCATTGCCACTCGATTCTCATCTACCCTACAGTCAGCATTCAGCGTTGTCTGA
- the LOC123221824 gene encoding Golgi apparatus membrane protein-like protein ECHIDNA isoform X3, whose product MDLNPPPGENYANPKTCFFHVLFKAAALAFYILSALFFDSFVIIFVVTVLLGALDFWVVKNVSGRILVGLRWWNEINDLGESVWKFECLDQEAVAWLVLGIFSLIRFQADYLLVVGVCLALSIANIVGFTKCRKDAKKQIQQFATQTIATRFSSTLQSAFSVV is encoded by the exons ATGGATCTCAACCCG CCTCCTGGTGAAAATTATGCCAACCCAAAAACATGCTTCTTTCATGTTCTCTTCAAG GCTGCAGCTTTGGCATTTTACATACTTTCTGCCCTATTTTTTGATAGCTTTGTCATCATTTTTGTGGTGACTGTTCTTCTTGGTGCTCTTGATTTTTGGGTTGTCAAAAATGTAAGTGGGCGTATTTTAGTTGGTTTGAGGTGGTGGAATGAAATAAATGATTTGGGTGAGAGTGTATGGAAATTTGAATGTCTTGACCAAGAG GCAGTTGCATGGTTGGTGCTTGGTATATTCTCTCTGATTAGGTTCCAAGCTGATTATCTCCTTGTTGTTGGAGTCTGTTTAGCTCTCAGCATTGCGAATATCGTTGGCTTTACCAAATGCAGAAAGg ATGCTAAAAAGCAGATCCAGCAATTTGCCACCCAGACCATTGCCACTCGATTCTCATCTACCCTACAGTCAGCATTCAGCGTTGTCTGA
- the LOC123221824 gene encoding Golgi apparatus membrane protein-like protein ECHIDNA isoform X2, with amino-acid sequence MQPPGENYANPKTCFFHVLFKAAALAFYILSALFFDSFVIIFVVTVLLGALDFWVVKNVSGRILVGLRWWNEINDLGESVWKFECLDQESMARMNKKDSWLFWWTLYLTAVAWLVLGIFSLIRFQADYLLVVGVCLALSIANIVGFTKCRKDAKKQIQQFATQTIATRFSSTLQSAFSVV; translated from the exons ATGCAGCCTCCTGGTGAAAATTATGCCAACCCAAAAACATGCTTCTTTCATGTTCTCTTCAAG GCTGCAGCTTTGGCATTTTACATACTTTCTGCCCTATTTTTTGATAGCTTTGTCATCATTTTTGTGGTGACTGTTCTTCTTGGTGCTCTTGATTTTTGGGTTGTCAAAAATGTAAGTGGGCGTATTTTAGTTGGTTTGAGGTGGTGGAATGAAATAAATGATTTGGGTGAGAGTGTATGGAAATTTGAATGTCTTGACCAAGAG TCTATGGCTCGAATGAACAAGAAAGATTCCTGGTTGTTCTGGTGGACTCTTTACCTTACA GCAGTTGCATGGTTGGTGCTTGGTATATTCTCTCTGATTAGGTTCCAAGCTGATTATCTCCTTGTTGTTGGAGTCTGTTTAGCTCTCAGCATTGCGAATATCGTTGGCTTTACCAAATGCAGAAAGg ATGCTAAAAAGCAGATCCAGCAATTTGCCACCCAGACCATTGCCACTCGATTCTCATCTACCCTACAGTCAGCATTCAGCGTTGTCTGA